Sequence from the Nocardiopsis sp. YSL2 genome:
GACGAAGTCGCCGATCACCTCGCGCTCGCTGCGGTCGGCGACCGGCGAGGTCACCGCGCGGGAGTGCTCGGTGCCGCCCTCGGGGGCGAACTCCAGCAGCAGTGCGTGGGGGAAGCGTTCGCGCAGCCGGTCCATGGGGTGGGCGGGGCGGCGGGGGTCGGTGAGGGTGATCTGCAGCCAGTGCCCGGTGTAGGCCTCCCACTCGGGCCTGGTGAGCAGGTCCTCGATCCGTCCCCGGACGCGGGCGAGCGGCCGGGGGACGGGCGTGGGGAGGAACTCGCACCCGGCCAGGCCGTCGGCGTCCAGGTCGACGATCCAGTACCCCTTGACGTGGTGCTCCTCGGAGAAGGAGTAGGCCAGGGGGCTGCCGGGGTAGCGCACGGACGGGGTGATGGTCTGGCGTCCGTGCAGGTGGCCCAGGGCGACGTAGTCCACGCCGTCGTAGACCGAGGCCGACACGTGGGAGGCGCCGCCCACCGAGATGTCGCGTTCGCTGTCGGAGGGCTCGCCTCCGCTGACGAAGGCGTGCGAGAGCACGACCGAGCGGGTGCCGGGGCGCTCGGCCAGGTCGGCGCGGACCAGGTCCATGGCGTGCCCGAGCGCGGCGGTGTGTCCGCGTTCGGGCAGGTCCCAGTGGTGCCGGGCGATCTCCGGCTCCAGGTAGGGGATGCCGTAGAAGGCGACGGGGCCGTGCGCGTCCTCGATCACGACGGGCGTGCCGACGCCGTCCAGGGAGCTGCGCAGGTGTACGCCGGAGGCGTCGATGAGCCCGGTGGCGAACGACATGCGGGTCATGGAGTCGTGGTTGCCGCTGATGAGGACGGCGCGGGCGCCGGTGGCCCGGATCCGGCCGAGCGCGCGGTCGAACAGCCGGACGGCGTCCACCGGCGGCAGCGCGCGGTCGTACAGGTCGCCGGAGACGACCACCACGTCGATCCGCTGGTCGCCGATCGTGTCGACGAGGTGGTCGAGGAAGGCGGACTGGGCCCCGATGAGGTTCTCCCGGTGGAAGGAGCGGCCCAGGTGCCAGTCCGAGGTGTGCAGCAGGCGCATGGAACTGGACACTACCCAAATGGCGCGGTCCCCGGGCAGGATTCCGCGGTGGTGGAGGACGTCCCGGTGCGGCGGCCGGCCGGCGGGAACACGGC
This genomic interval carries:
- a CDS encoding exonuclease SbcCD subunit D, with the translated sequence MRLLHTSDWHLGRSFHRENLIGAQSAFLDHLVDTIGDQRIDVVVVSGDLYDRALPPVDAVRLFDRALGRIRATGARAVLISGNHDSMTRMSFATGLIDASGVHLRSSLDGVGTPVVIEDAHGPVAFYGIPYLEPEIARHHWDLPERGHTAALGHAMDLVRADLAERPGTRSVVLSHAFVSGGEPSDSERDISVGGASHVSASVYDGVDYVALGHLHGRQTITPSVRYPGSPLAYSFSEEHHVKGYWIVDLDADGLAGCEFLPTPVPRPLARVRGRIEDLLTRPEWEAYTGHWLQITLTDPRRPAHPMDRLRERFPHALLLEFAPEGGTEHSRAVTSPVADRSEREVIGDFVEWARGTPATPEEEALVNAAIEQVRLQEGAR